One segment of Candidatus Manganitrophus noduliformans DNA contains the following:
- a CDS encoding MDR/zinc-dependent alcohol dehydrogenase-like family protein: MQGLSFKKTLTLRKNLPLPSAPGEARIRVSLAGICSTDLEIAKGYMGFHSILGHEFVGVVEAAPDQAWIGKRVVGEINAACGGCCFCVRGMRNHCSQRTVLGILGRDGSFAEQLSLPIQNLHLVPENLTDEEAVFTEPLAAAFRITEQLATRPEERVTLLGDGKLGLLIAQVLKDRCRLVVVGRYPERNKTLEQWGIQSLSPDQTIPLQHLSDIVIDATGSPKGFDLAQQLVRPQGTIVLKTTCAGRPKVDLAKVVIDEVTVVGSRCGPFAPALEALSRKKVDVRPLITEVFPLKRGKEAFRKAAERGTLKVLLRP, encoded by the coding sequence ATGCAGGGCCTCTCTTTTAAGAAAACCCTGACCCTCCGCAAGAATCTTCCGCTCCCCTCCGCGCCCGGCGAAGCCCGCATCCGTGTCTCCCTCGCCGGGATCTGCAGCACCGATCTCGAGATCGCCAAGGGCTACATGGGTTTCCACAGCATCCTGGGACACGAATTCGTCGGCGTCGTCGAAGCGGCCCCCGATCAGGCCTGGATCGGGAAGCGGGTCGTCGGTGAAATCAACGCCGCCTGCGGCGGCTGCTGCTTCTGCGTTCGGGGGATGCGAAATCATTGCTCTCAACGAACCGTCCTCGGCATCCTGGGAAGAGACGGCAGCTTCGCCGAGCAGCTCTCGTTGCCGATTCAAAATCTCCATCTCGTTCCGGAAAATCTCACCGACGAAGAAGCGGTCTTCACCGAACCGCTCGCCGCCGCATTCCGAATCACCGAGCAGCTTGCGACCCGTCCCGAAGAGCGCGTCACCCTCCTCGGCGACGGCAAGCTCGGCCTTCTGATCGCACAAGTGCTGAAAGACCGCTGCCGGTTGGTCGTCGTCGGACGATACCCAGAGCGGAACAAGACGCTGGAGCAGTGGGGCATCCAATCTCTTTCCCCTGACCAAACCATCCCGCTCCAGCATCTCTCCGACATCGTCATCGACGCCACCGGCTCCCCAAAAGGTTTCGACCTCGCCCAACAACTCGTCCGTCCCCAAGGCACGATCGTCCTGAAGACCACCTGCGCCGGCCGCCCGAAAGTGGATCTGGCGAAAGTGGTCATCGACGAGGTCACCGTGGTCGGTTCCCGCTGCGGTCCGTTTGCACCGGCGCTGGAAGCGCTCTCTCGGAAGAAGGTCGACGTTCGCCCGCTGATTACAGAGGTGTTCCCGCTGAAGAGAGGAAAAGAAGCGTTTCGGAAAGCGGCGGAGCGAGGGACGTTGAAGGTGTTACTCCGGCCCTAG
- the dcd gene encoding dCTP deaminase, whose amino-acid sequence MIKSDRWIRRMAKDYGMIQPFEEKQVRAGGISYGVSSYGYDIRIANEFKIFTNINNTLVDPKEFDPKSFVDFKGDVCVIPPNSFALGKSVEFFKIPRNVMTICVGKSTYARCGIITNVTPFEPEWEGFVTLEISNTTPLPAKIYANEGIAQVLFFESDEECEVSYADKKGKYQSQVGITLPKI is encoded by the coding sequence ATGATTAAGAGCGATCGATGGATTCGGCGTATGGCCAAAGATTATGGAATGATTCAGCCGTTTGAGGAAAAACAAGTCCGCGCCGGGGGAATTTCCTACGGTGTCTCCTCTTACGGTTACGATATCCGGATTGCCAACGAATTTAAGATCTTCACCAACATCAACAACACCCTCGTCGACCCGAAGGAATTCGATCCCAAATCGTTCGTCGACTTCAAAGGGGATGTTTGCGTCATTCCCCCCAACTCCTTTGCCTTGGGGAAGAGCGTCGAGTTCTTCAAGATCCCCCGCAATGTCATGACGATCTGCGTTGGAAAATCGACCTACGCCCGCTGCGGCATCATCACCAACGTCACCCCGTTCGAGCCGGAGTGGGAGGGGTTCGTCACCCTGGAGATCTCCAACACCACCCCGCTGCCGGCGAAGATCTACGCCAACGAGGGGATTGCCCAGGTTCTTTTCTTCGAGTCGGATGAGGAGTGTGAGGTTTCCTACGCCGATAAGAAAGGAAAATATCAATCTCAAGTCGGGATCACGCTTCCCAAGATTTAG
- a CDS encoding peptide chain release factor family protein has product MRKKPFATDMKTLERETEISFYKSSGPGGQKKNKTESAVRLHHPPSGLIVIATEQRSQAQNRLLAFRRLQRKLAGLNRVPKPRVKTRPPKAAKERVLAFKKKLAEKKQLRQSKEITP; this is encoded by the coding sequence GTGAGGAAGAAGCCGTTTGCGACCGACATGAAGACCCTCGAACGCGAAACCGAAATCTCCTTTTATAAAAGCAGCGGCCCGGGCGGACAGAAAAAAAATAAAACCGAATCGGCCGTCCGCCTCCACCATCCTCCCTCCGGTCTGATCGTCATCGCAACCGAGCAGCGCTCTCAAGCCCAGAACCGCCTCCTTGCCTTCCGCCGACTGCAGCGAAAATTGGCGGGACTGAACCGGGTCCCGAAGCCGAGGGTAAAGACCCGACCTCCAAAGGCGGCCAAGGAAAGAGTCCTCGCGTTCAAGAAAAAGCTTGCCGAAAAGAAACAGCTGCGCCAGTCAAAAGAGATTACCCCGTAA
- a CDS encoding KamA family radical SAM protein, with product MIAVEQWQKDIKESIDDVETLEKMLGVPAEEVREIVEQYPMRITPHVFKLIREKGDSIWKQVVPTAEEDHPDAACDSEDPLHEEKDSPVPNLVHRYPDRVLLVITNQCPIYCRFCTRKRFVGSPGTLTPENLKQVVDYISAHTEIRDIILSGGDPLMVVDMLLERVLKALRAIPHLEIIRIGTRVPGTLPSRITENLCNMLKKYHPLYMNLHFNHPDEITPEVAKACGMLADAGIPLGSQTVLLEGVNDDPEVMKRLMQKLLSIRVKPYYIYQADLVKGTHHFRTRVEKGLKIISALRGHTSGMAVPHYVIDAPGGGGKVAILPQDTLLYLDDDQAIVKNYEEKTFKYSQPNVPKEVNKDAASFWVVPHDTD from the coding sequence GTGATCGCTGTGGAGCAGTGGCAGAAAGATATCAAAGAAAGTATCGACGACGTCGAGACGCTGGAGAAGATGTTGGGCGTCCCTGCGGAAGAGGTGCGCGAGATTGTCGAGCAGTACCCGATGCGGATCACGCCGCATGTCTTTAAATTAATCAGAGAGAAGGGGGATTCCATCTGGAAGCAGGTGGTTCCGACCGCCGAGGAAGACCATCCCGACGCCGCCTGCGATTCCGAAGACCCGCTGCACGAGGAGAAAGACAGTCCCGTGCCGAATCTGGTCCATCGCTATCCCGACCGGGTGCTGCTGGTCATCACCAACCAATGCCCGATCTACTGCCGATTCTGCACCCGAAAGCGGTTTGTCGGCTCCCCCGGCACGCTGACGCCGGAGAATCTCAAGCAGGTGGTCGATTACATCTCGGCCCATACCGAAATCCGCGACATCATCCTCTCCGGCGGCGATCCGCTGATGGTGGTCGACATGCTTCTGGAGCGGGTCTTAAAGGCGCTCCGCGCGATTCCGCACCTGGAGATCATCCGGATCGGCACCCGCGTGCCGGGAACCCTTCCCTCCCGGATCACCGAGAACCTCTGCAACATGCTCAAGAAGTACCACCCGCTTTATATGAACCTTCATTTCAATCACCCCGACGAGATCACCCCCGAGGTCGCCAAGGCCTGCGGGATGCTCGCCGATGCGGGGATTCCGCTCGGCAGCCAGACCGTTTTGCTGGAAGGGGTGAACGACGACCCGGAGGTGATGAAACGGCTGATGCAGAAACTCCTCTCGATCCGGGTGAAGCCGTATTATATCTATCAAGCCGACCTGGTGAAGGGGACGCATCATTTCCGGACCCGTGTGGAGAAGGGATTGAAGATCATCTCCGCGCTGCGCGGCCATACCTCCGGAATGGCGGTGCCGCACTATGTGATCGACGCCCCCGGCGGCGGAGGAAAGGTGGCGATTCTTCCCCAGGACACCCTCCTTTATCTCGATGACGACCAGGCGATTGTGAAGAACTACGAGGAGAAGACCTTCAAATACTCCCAGCCGAACGTTCCCAAAGAGGTCAATAAGGATGCGGCTTCCTTCTGGGTGGTTCCCCACGATACCGACTAG
- a CDS encoding glycerophosphodiester phosphodiesterase, with protein MDKKIIIWAHRGASGHAPENTLVAFQKAMAMGADGIECDLRESREGDLVVFHDPTIKRLTGQSGRVVDLTLSELKRLDIGSWFSPSFAKQTVLTAAELIDKIPPPFLLNLEIKAASPQKVVDLIQKKGIVDRVIVSSFDHILLKKVRSLHPTLPIGYLVDREPLKKILQEARRLEAVSIHLASKRVTPDLIEIAHKEGFKVYAYTVNEPSQMNLFMGMGIDGLFTNYPDRLAEVLSKKKE; from the coding sequence ATGGATAAAAAGATCATCATCTGGGCCCATCGCGGCGCCTCCGGACACGCGCCGGAGAATACCCTTGTTGCATTTCAGAAGGCGATGGCGATGGGGGCCGACGGCATCGAGTGCGACCTGCGGGAGAGCCGGGAGGGGGATCTGGTCGTCTTCCACGATCCGACGATTAAACGGCTGACAGGACAGAGCGGCCGGGTCGTCGATCTAACCCTCTCCGAATTAAAGCGGCTTGATATCGGGAGCTGGTTTTCCCCTTCGTTTGCAAAGCAGACCGTTCTCACGGCGGCGGAGCTGATCGACAAAATCCCCCCTCCCTTCCTGCTGAACCTGGAGATCAAAGCGGCCTCTCCCCAGAAGGTGGTCGATCTGATCCAAAAGAAGGGAATCGTCGATCGGGTGATCGTCTCCTCGTTCGACCATATTCTCCTCAAAAAAGTCCGCTCCCTTCATCCCACCCTCCCGATCGGCTACCTGGTGGACCGGGAGCCGTTGAAGAAAATTCTGCAAGAAGCCCGACGGCTGGAAGCGGTCTCGATCCATCTCGCTTCCAAGCGGGTAACCCCCGACTTGATTGAAATAGCACACAAAGAAGGATTCAAGGTCTACGCTTACACCGTCAATGAACCCTCTCAAATGAACCTCTTTATGGGAATGGGGATCGATGGCCTCTTTACCAATTATCCTGATCGTTTGGCCGAGGTTCTAAGTAAAAAGAAGGAGTAA
- a CDS encoding DNA recombination protein RmuC — MELGIFVLLAVLVVLLLVLLVRSFKPPAQAPDAGMLVMQQQVDQLRQQLSETLTANTNQMQQQLSQITTQVNSQLQSVNQQLTSATGQIGTRLDNAARVVGEVKQNLGELTKATQQVYEVGKDISSLQEILRAPKLRGSLGELFLGELLAQVLPPTHFSLQYRFKSNEAVDAVITLGPGLVSVDSKFPLENFKKMIETSVDEEKKSHRKRFLTDVKKHIDAIAAKYILPDEGTYDFALMYIPAENVYYETIIKDESFGDEKSLCSYALTKRVIPVSPNSFYAYLQAIVLGFRGLRIEKSAQEIHQRLQRLSGDFLKFKDDFDVIGKHLSNTRGKYEEASKKLDRLGDRLVTIDHESAEPKVKVTLPKEELARPALFD; from the coding sequence ATGGAACTGGGGATTTTTGTTCTCCTTGCGGTCTTGGTGGTCCTTCTTCTGGTGCTCCTCGTCCGCTCATTCAAGCCGCCCGCGCAAGCGCCCGACGCCGGGATGCTCGTGATGCAGCAGCAGGTCGATCAGCTGCGCCAGCAGCTTTCGGAAACGCTGACCGCAAATACGAACCAGATGCAGCAGCAGCTTTCCCAAATCACAACGCAGGTCAATTCCCAGCTTCAATCGGTCAATCAGCAGCTCACCTCGGCCACCGGCCAGATCGGCACCCGCCTCGACAACGCCGCGCGCGTCGTCGGCGAGGTGAAGCAAAACCTTGGAGAATTGACCAAAGCGACCCAGCAGGTTTACGAGGTCGGAAAAGATATCTCATCGCTTCAGGAGATCCTCCGCGCCCCCAAGCTGCGCGGCAGCCTCGGCGAGCTTTTTTTAGGCGAGCTCCTCGCCCAGGTCCTCCCGCCGACCCACTTCTCCCTGCAATATCGCTTTAAAAGCAACGAAGCGGTCGATGCCGTGATCACCCTGGGACCGGGACTGGTGTCGGTCGATTCCAAGTTTCCGCTCGAGAACTTCAAGAAGATGATCGAAACCAGCGTTGACGAGGAGAAGAAGTCCCATCGGAAGCGGTTTCTCACCGACGTGAAAAAGCACATCGATGCCATCGCCGCGAAATATATTCTCCCCGATGAAGGAACCTATGACTTTGCGTTAATGTATATCCCCGCCGAAAATGTTTATTACGAAACGATCATCAAGGACGAATCGTTCGGCGACGAGAAAAGCCTTTGCAGCTATGCCCTCACGAAGCGGGTGATCCCCGTCTCCCCCAACTCATTCTATGCTTATCTTCAGGCGATCGTCCTCGGTTTCCGCGGGCTGCGGATCGAGAAATCGGCGCAGGAGATCCACCAGCGCCTGCAGCGGCTCTCGGGAGACTTTCTTAAATTCAAAGACGATTTCGATGTCATCGGGAAACATCTCTCGAACACGCGCGGCAAATACGAAGAGGCCTCCAAGAAACTCGACCGGCTCGGCGACCGGCTCGTCACGATCGACCATGAAAGCGCGGAACCGAAAGTGAAGGTCACCCTGCCGAAGGAAGAACTGGCCCGCCCAGCCCTCTTCGATTAA
- a CDS encoding glutathione S-transferase N-terminal domain-containing protein, with product MEKMKLYDLDSCPYCRMVRDKLEELGLEYEKIAVPSYRPNRKEVFEVSGQYLVPVLVDGDVVLDDEDEIIAYLEKKYGQQP from the coding sequence ATGGAAAAAATGAAACTGTATGATCTTGATTCCTGTCCTTATTGTCGGATGGTGCGGGATAAATTGGAGGAGCTGGGGCTGGAATACGAGAAGATCGCGGTTCCTTCCTATCGGCCGAACCGGAAGGAGGTCTTCGAGGTCTCGGGGCAATATTTGGTGCCGGTGTTGGTCGACGGCGATGTCGTCCTGGACGACGAGGATGAGATCATCGCCTATCTGGAAAAAAAGTACGGACAGCAGCCCTGA
- a CDS encoding DEAD/DEAH box helicase — protein MSLTPFHPIIADWFREKFGEPTEPQKLGWPPILSGEDTLIAAPTGSGKTLAAFLCAIDRLVRDGIAGRLTHEVKVLYVSPLKALSSDVQRNLQTPLEEIQKRAVKQWVKLPEIRALVRTGDTPSHERQAMLRKPPHILVTTPESLYLLLTAQKSREILRTVETVIVDEIHAVARDKRGSHLALSLERLEALCNKRPVRIGLSATQRPMEEIARFLIGSKRVDANGHSPCAIVDVGHQRNLDLAIEVPPSELSAVCSNEQWAEVYHRLAALIQQHRSTLVFVNTRRLAERVTHQLAELLGENAVSSHHGSLSKKIRLKAEQRLKAGELKAVVATASLELGIDIGFIDLVIQVGSPRSIATFLQRVGRSGHALGLTPKGRLFALTRDELIECAALIRAIRHGRLDRIIPPEAPIDILAQQIIAETADREMDEQALFDLSRAAWPYHQLTREKFGAVVQMLSEGFATRLGRSGAYLHHDRVNKKIKARRGARLAAITSGGAIPELADYRVVAEPEKIVVGSVDEDFAVESLSGDVFLLGNTSWRVVHVRGGDVVVTDAHGAPPTIPFWRGEAPARTVELSAALSDLREELSDRVDRPDEAAAWLREEAALDEFGARQMVHYAQAQKAAIGLLPTQRHLLFERFFDESGGMQLVIHSPFGGRINRAWGLALRKRFCRTFDFELQASADDNGIVLSLGPQQSFPLEQVAKMLRAEQGREILVQALLAAPMFNTRWRWNANRSLAILRQRNGKRVPPALQRMKSDDLLCAVFPQQVACRENLPGDIPVPDHPLVEQTIVDCLHEAMDIDGWLDLLRAIERGEIEITAADTREPTPFAYQILNASPYAFLDDAPLEERRARAVATRRTLTVESVRDIGRLDPLAIEQVRKEAWPLVRDADELHDALLLIGMLPAAEGEAWAPFFHTLRLSGRAVEARGPDGRRFWIAVEQWPMAHAARPDLVPQTTPTIPDGIRQDGSASEGWVALARGRLEVVGPATTAQIAHDLGLNPDHVESALGALEAEGFVLRGRFTPDAPETEWCARRLLARIHRLTLDRLRRQIEPASVETFLQFLLQWHRLLPKTQLHGREGLFSVIEQLQGFEIAASAWERIILPSRIARYNPAWLDELCLNGEVAWGRLSPPVAKKSNGDEPGRPRQATRNLPISLMAREDLGWLRTSLEELPFLSENAKTVLEALRRQGASFISDLLSATRLLSTQIDEALWELVAAGLVTGDGFSAVRLLTDPNRAERAALSRRRRGWKRTPRARGSGRWTILPSAPDTIPPEDRIEAWAWQLLQRYGILFRDLMGREEGAPPWYRLLPILRRLEQRGEVRGGRFVLDVGGEQYGLPEAVESLRHLKQHPPETETVFLSAVDPLNLIGILTPGRRVTAQPSNAVAFHGGAFVGSREGKEIWISEKLQKETSRQIERTLASGRLLAPEEPGEEGEGEMEQIGLLTE, from the coding sequence ATGTCTTTAACCCCCTTTCATCCCATTATTGCCGACTGGTTCAGAGAAAAATTCGGCGAGCCGACCGAGCCGCAGAAACTCGGTTGGCCCCCTATTCTCTCGGGCGAAGATACACTCATCGCCGCGCCGACCGGATCGGGAAAGACGCTGGCGGCCTTTCTCTGCGCCATCGATCGGCTGGTTCGGGACGGGATCGCGGGGCGGCTCACCCATGAAGTGAAGGTCCTCTATGTTTCGCCGCTCAAAGCGCTCAGCAGCGATGTACAACGAAACCTTCAGACGCCGCTGGAGGAGATCCAAAAGCGCGCCGTCAAACAGTGGGTGAAGCTTCCGGAGATCCGGGCGCTGGTCCGAACCGGCGATACCCCCTCGCACGAGCGGCAGGCAATGCTCCGGAAGCCGCCGCACATTCTGGTGACGACGCCGGAATCTCTTTATCTTTTGCTCACCGCACAGAAAAGCCGGGAGATTCTGCGGACGGTGGAGACGGTGATCGTCGATGAAATCCATGCCGTCGCGCGGGACAAACGGGGATCGCACCTGGCTCTTTCGCTCGAGCGGCTGGAAGCGCTCTGTAATAAACGGCCGGTCCGGATCGGCCTCTCCGCCACACAGCGGCCGATGGAAGAGATCGCGCGGTTTTTGATCGGCAGCAAACGGGTCGATGCCAATGGACATTCCCCCTGCGCGATTGTCGATGTCGGCCACCAGCGCAATCTCGATCTGGCCATCGAAGTTCCTCCCAGCGAGCTCTCCGCCGTCTGCTCGAACGAGCAGTGGGCCGAGGTCTACCATCGCCTCGCGGCGCTGATCCAGCAGCATCGAAGCACCCTCGTCTTCGTCAACACCCGCCGGCTGGCGGAGCGGGTGACCCATCAGCTCGCAGAACTTCTCGGAGAGAACGCGGTCTCGTCCCACCACGGCAGCCTCTCGAAAAAGATCCGGCTGAAAGCGGAGCAGCGTCTAAAAGCGGGAGAGCTCAAGGCGGTCGTCGCCACCGCCTCCTTGGAGCTGGGGATCGATATCGGCTTCATCGATCTGGTCATCCAGGTCGGCTCCCCCAGGTCGATCGCGACCTTCCTGCAGCGGGTCGGGCGCTCCGGCCATGCCCTCGGCCTCACCCCCAAGGGCCGGCTCTTTGCCCTCACGCGGGATGAGTTGATCGAGTGCGCCGCGCTGATCCGGGCGATCCGCCATGGCCGCCTCGACCGGATCATTCCGCCGGAGGCGCCGATCGATATCCTGGCGCAGCAGATCATCGCCGAGACGGCCGACCGGGAGATGGACGAGCAGGCCCTCTTCGACCTCAGCCGCGCCGCCTGGCCCTATCATCAGCTGACGCGAGAGAAATTCGGCGCAGTCGTTCAGATGTTGAGCGAAGGATTCGCCACCCGGCTCGGCCGGAGCGGGGCGTACCTCCATCACGATCGGGTGAACAAGAAGATCAAGGCCCGGCGCGGGGCCCGCCTGGCGGCGATCACCTCCGGCGGCGCGATCCCGGAGCTGGCCGACTATCGGGTGGTGGCGGAGCCGGAGAAGATCGTCGTCGGATCGGTCGATGAAGATTTCGCCGTCGAGAGCCTCTCGGGAGATGTCTTTCTCTTGGGAAACACCTCCTGGCGTGTCGTTCATGTCCGCGGCGGCGATGTCGTCGTCACCGACGCCCACGGCGCCCCTCCGACGATCCCCTTCTGGCGCGGCGAAGCGCCGGCGCGGACGGTGGAGCTGTCGGCGGCGCTTTCCGATCTGCGCGAAGAACTTTCCGACCGGGTCGATCGGCCCGACGAGGCCGCCGCGTGGCTGAGGGAAGAGGCGGCGCTGGATGAATTCGGCGCCCGCCAGATGGTCCATTATGCCCAGGCACAGAAAGCCGCGATCGGTCTTCTCCCCACCCAGCGGCATCTTCTCTTCGAACGCTTCTTCGATGAGTCGGGGGGGATGCAGCTGGTGATTCACTCCCCCTTCGGCGGGCGGATCAACCGGGCGTGGGGACTCGCCCTGCGAAAGCGCTTCTGCCGGACGTTTGATTTTGAGCTGCAGGCGAGCGCCGACGACAACGGCATCGTTCTTTCGCTCGGGCCGCAGCAGAGCTTCCCGCTCGAACAGGTTGCGAAGATGCTCCGCGCCGAGCAGGGCCGGGAGATTTTGGTCCAGGCGCTCCTCGCCGCGCCGATGTTCAACACACGGTGGCGGTGGAACGCCAACCGCTCGCTCGCGATCCTGCGTCAGCGGAACGGCAAGCGGGTCCCGCCGGCGCTCCAGCGGATGAAATCGGACGACCTGCTCTGCGCCGTCTTCCCGCAACAGGTCGCCTGCCGGGAAAACCTGCCGGGAGACATCCCGGTCCCCGATCATCCCCTGGTCGAGCAGACGATCGTCGACTGTCTGCATGAGGCGATGGATATCGACGGCTGGCTCGATCTGCTGCGTGCGATTGAACGGGGCGAGATCGAAATCACCGCCGCCGACACGCGCGAGCCGACCCCTTTCGCCTACCAGATTCTCAATGCCAGCCCGTATGCCTTCCTGGATGACGCGCCGCTGGAAGAACGGCGGGCGCGGGCGGTGGCGACCCGGCGGACGCTGACGGTGGAGTCGGTCCGCGACATCGGCCGTCTCGACCCGCTCGCCATCGAGCAGGTCCGGAAAGAGGCCTGGCCGTTGGTCCGCGACGCCGACGAGCTGCACGATGCGCTCCTCTTGATCGGAATGCTCCCGGCCGCCGAGGGTGAAGCGTGGGCCCCCTTCTTTCACACGCTCCGCCTCTCCGGCCGTGCGGTCGAAGCACGCGGTCCGGATGGCCGGCGCTTCTGGATCGCCGTCGAGCAGTGGCCGATGGCTCATGCCGCCCGGCCCGATCTCGTTCCGCAGACGACGCCGACGATTCCGGACGGGATTCGCCAAGATGGGTCGGCCTCCGAAGGATGGGTGGCGCTGGCGCGCGGGCGGTTGGAGGTGGTCGGCCCGGCCACAACAGCCCAGATCGCTCATGATCTTGGATTGAATCCGGACCACGTTGAATCAGCGTTAGGGGCATTGGAAGCGGAAGGTTTTGTCCTGCGGGGGCGCTTCACGCCGGATGCACCGGAGACCGAATGGTGTGCACGTCGGTTGCTTGCACGTATCCACCGTCTGACACTCGACCGCCTGCGGCGTCAGATCGAGCCGGCCTCGGTGGAAACCTTCCTCCAGTTCCTCCTGCAGTGGCATCGGCTCCTTCCGAAAACGCAGCTGCATGGACGCGAGGGACTCTTCTCGGTGATCGAGCAGCTCCAGGGATTCGAGATTGCGGCCAGCGCGTGGGAGCGGATCATCCTCCCCTCCCGGATCGCCCGCTACAATCCGGCCTGGCTCGATGAGCTCTGCTTGAACGGCGAAGTCGCCTGGGGACGACTCAGCCCGCCCGTCGCGAAGAAGAGCAACGGCGACGAACCGGGCCGGCCCCGGCAGGCGACGCGAAACCTTCCGATCTCGCTCATGGCGCGGGAAGATCTCGGCTGGCTCAGAACATCATTGGAAGAGCTTCCCTTTCTCAGCGAAAATGCGAAGACGGTCCTTGAAGCGCTCCGCCGGCAGGGGGCGTCGTTTATCTCCGATCTTCTCTCCGCCACCCGCCTTCTTTCGACCCAAATCGACGAAGCCCTTTGGGAGCTGGTCGCCGCCGGTCTGGTCACAGGCGATGGGTTCTCGGCGGTCCGGTTGCTGACCGACCCGAATCGTGCGGAGCGCGCCGCCCTCTCCCGACGGCGGCGCGGGTGGAAGCGGACGCCCCGCGCGCGCGGAAGCGGAAGATGGACCATCCTCCCCTCCGCTCCCGATACCATTCCACCTGAAGATCGCATCGAGGCGTGGGCTTGGCAGCTTCTTCAGCGCTATGGGATTCTCTTCAGGGATCTCATGGGCCGCGAAGAGGGAGCGCCTCCCTGGTATCGGCTTCTCCCAATCCTGCGGCGGCTGGAACAACGGGGAGAGGTTCGGGGGGGGCGATTCGTCCTCGACGTCGGCGGGGAGCAATATGGCCTGCCGGAGGCGGTCGAGTCGCTGCGTCATCTGAAACAGCATCCGCCGGAGACGGAGACGGTTTTTCTCTCGGCGGTCGATCCATTGAACCTGATCGGCATTCTGACACCGGGCCGGCGGGTGACGGCCCAGCCGTCGAACGCCGTCGCCTTCCACGGCGGCGCCTTCGTCGGATCGCGCGAGGGAAAGGAAATTTGGATCTCCGAGAAGCTTCAGAAAGAGACCTCCCGGCAGATCGAGCGGACCCTGGCGTCGGGCCGGTTGTTGGCGCCGGAAGAGCCGGGGGAAGAGGGCGAGGGGGAGATGGAACAGATCGGCTTACTAACGGAGTGA
- a CDS encoding DUF3467 domain-containing protein, whose translation MSNGQQSQPPVQVQVEIDDATSQGVYTNLALLTHSETEFVMDFIYIQPQAPKAKVRSRIITSPAHAKRFLAALQENIQRYEQRFGTIKVAGEPDKNNPPYQGLYL comes from the coding sequence ATGTCGAACGGTCAGCAATCGCAGCCCCCTGTTCAAGTCCAGGTTGAAATCGACGATGCCACCTCCCAGGGAGTCTACACGAACCTCGCCCTTCTGACCCACAGCGAGACCGAGTTCGTCATGGACTTCATCTACATCCAGCCGCAGGCGCCGAAGGCGAAGGTGCGGTCCCGCATCATCACCAGCCCCGCCCACGCCAAACGGTTTCTGGCGGCCCTTCAAGAGAACATCCAGCGTTACGAGCAGCGTTTCGGCACGATCAAAGTCGCCGGCGAGCCGGACAAAAACAATCCCCCGTACCAGGGACTCTATTTGTAA
- a CDS encoding ORF6N domain-containing protein — protein MKTTIPTEVIEQKIYFIRGHKVMLDGDLAKLYGVPTKRLNEQVRRNIKRFPPDFMFQLTADEAKFLRSQNATLKKGRGQHLKYLPYAFTEQGVAMLSSALNSERAIEVNILIMRTFVKLREMIASHKDLVKKLDELEKKYDEQFQVVFEAIRQLMAPPENTNRKIGFK, from the coding sequence ATGAAGACAACCATTCCTACGGAAGTCATTGAGCAGAAAATCTATTTTATCCGGGGACACAAGGTGATGCTCGACGGAGATCTTGCCAAACTTTATGGCGTGCCGACAAAAAGATTGAACGAACAAGTTCGCCGAAATATAAAGCGGTTTCCACCCGATTTTATGTTTCAACTTACTGCGGACGAAGCAAAATTTTTAAGGTCGCAAAATGCGACCTTAAAAAAAGGACGCGGTCAGCACCTCAAATACCTCCCCTATGCCTTCACGGAACAGGGGGTCGCAATGCTCTCCAGCGCTTTGAACAGCGAGCGGGCTATTGAGGTCAACATTCTCATCATGCGCACCTTCGTCAAACTACGCGAGATGATTGCCTCCCACAAAGATCTGGTGAAAAAACTGGATGAACTCGAAAAGAAATATGATGAGCAATTCCAGGTGGTCTTCGAAGCAATCCGGCAATTGATGGCCCCGCCGGAAAACACAAACCGGAAAATTGGGTTTAAATAA
- a CDS encoding tetratricopeptide repeat protein yields MGWRNRINQFFSIGLLLLAVGCGNPEAKSKELYDTAQFEEQQRNFKHARQLYERILKEYPETETAKQAETRLKELEEK; encoded by the coding sequence ATGGGCTGGCGGAATCGGATCAATCAATTTTTCTCAATCGGCCTACTGTTGCTGGCGGTCGGATGCGGCAACCCGGAAGCGAAAAGCAAAGAGCTTTACGACACCGCGCAATTCGAAGAGCAGCAGCGGAACTTCAAACATGCGCGGCAGCTTTACGAGCGGATTCTGAAAGAGTATCCGGAAACCGAAACGGCCAAGCAGGCCGAAACAAGGTTGAAGGAGTTGGAAGAAAAATAA